A genomic stretch from Gammaproteobacteria bacterium includes:
- a CDS encoding response regulator transcription factor — MRLLLVEDEPSLREQLQSQLKKEGYAVDVAADGLEGQYLGCEFPFDAAIIDLGLPKIDGIDLIKALRSQGKSFPVLILTARGRWQEKVEGLNAGADDYLVKPFHIEELLARVQALLRRSSGWSQPVLVCESVALDTRSRKVTVNDNDVDLTAYEYKTLEYLMLNSGAVVSKSELTEHIYDQDFDRDSNVIEVFIGRLRRKLDPNNEIKPIETLRGQGYRFTLQRHSD, encoded by the coding sequence ATGCGTTTATTGCTAGTAGAAGATGAACCCTCCTTACGCGAGCAGCTACAGTCTCAGCTAAAAAAAGAGGGCTATGCTGTTGATGTTGCCGCTGATGGTTTAGAAGGTCAATATCTGGGTTGCGAATTCCCCTTTGACGCCGCCATTATTGACCTGGGCTTACCCAAAATTGATGGCATCGATCTAATCAAGGCGCTACGTAGTCAGGGTAAGTCGTTTCCTGTACTCATATTGACCGCACGCGGTCGTTGGCAAGAAAAAGTCGAAGGGCTTAATGCCGGTGCTGATGATTATTTGGTCAAGCCCTTTCATATCGAAGAGTTGCTGGCGCGCGTGCAGGCATTGCTGCGTCGATCCAGCGGCTGGTCACAGCCTGTATTGGTGTGTGAGTCAGTGGCGCTTGATACACGTTCGCGTAAGGTGACGGTAAACGATAACGATGTCGATCTTACCGCCTACGAATACAAGACATTAGAGTATTTGATGCTAAACAGCGGTGCCGTGGTGTCAAAAAGCGAGTTGACTGAGCATATCTATGATCAGGATTTTGATCGTGACAGTAATGTTATTGAGGTCTTTATTGGTCGTTTGCGGCGCAAATTAGATCCCAACAACGAAATTAAACCTATCGAGACATTACGTGGCCAGGGTTATCGCTTTACGTTGCAACGACATAGCGATTAG
- a CDS encoding c-type cytochrome — MKASWIVSAAAAASLVVGVSTVSADEALAKASGCFACHSIEKKVLGPGWKDVAAKYAGDKAAGKALLLTKVAKGGKGAWADQGITAAMPPYSPRVSDENIEKLVDFILAL; from the coding sequence ATGAAAGCAAGTTGGATTGTGAGTGCAGCAGCAGCTGCGAGTTTAGTGGTGGGTGTTAGCACGGTAAGTGCAGATGAAGCATTAGCCAAAGCCAGTGGTTGTTTTGCATGCCATTCAATTGAAAAAAAGGTGCTTGGTCCGGGCTGGAAAGACGTTGCTGCAAAATATGCTGGTGACAAGGCTGCAGGCAAAGCCCTGCTGTTGACCAAGGTCGCTAAAGGCGGCAAAGGCGCTTGGGCCGATCAAGGTATCACGGCTGCCATGCCTCCTTACTCACCGCGTGTGAGTGATGAAAACATCGAGAAGTTGGTGGACTTTATCCTGGCCCTATAG